In Stomoxys calcitrans chromosome 2, idStoCalc2.1, whole genome shotgun sequence, the following proteins share a genomic window:
- the LOC131994760 gene encoding uncharacterized protein LOC131994760 codes for MNNDITTGQPQNDNGCILCPNPPDSNMLSCMECKRVFHKICLKNANRTNQLCPDCADRRPPSPTHSIRSHSSAVSRQSHARSIQLQLQRLEEERNLNLEFLNKKYDLLQEAATVNENSSTSSQSVQNWVNQLPNHDQQAESALMSTNNNGVHAQSTHLFEETSYLDMPNSSAERNSNSETTRGTGQNKVTTGSATQLPPNSTNLCSAACNIATSTIGNTAPIAAVSATTNSGDQRYLHTQTASLNPNAVTFINLPKNSYFNTATQLPPSVASAPRQNYPENTQSFIYQAPISSTMRPQTNSFNSTSQFHNSNLLQQSSINARQSVPKELPIFSGHAEDWPLFISTFEWSTSTCCFSEAENLIRLQKSLKGEALYSVQHLLIHPSNVSAVIDILRMLYGQPEKILNSIKERINSSPKVDENNLQTLTHFAINVRSLIATIKAGNLPDEINNSFLLQQLLQKLPSSYQMQWATIKQQLMIQNKKPNLSAFDSWLFSVGLTASTITTDPISNNRDKNRHTKSSSFNNNKTTTSKRAFIYSHSDDKKCIVCNNKNCRAVSDCPTYQSLERSEKWNVVRTKKLCKYCLGVHMGECRKKKKCGEEGCEYYHHSSLHRYTSPSPPVGSKQTSNQNMTNSSNERDVIHNSHNNMLTNILFKIVPITIYGNNKSIETYAFIDEGSSVSLMDNSIASDLKIDGVASPLCLKWTGGNSKTRVSLNVCTVESLSLPVQSLNYKLLAQRYRHLRNLPVKSYVNAEPKLLIGLNHLNLGISNKIREGASNEPVAVRTKLGWLIYGTTSEPDHTSKPFNFQVCNCTASDEKLDELVRSFYTLESIGICTKDPLKSEDESRALNLLSKYMKQKASGNYEVPLLWKFDCVELPNSFDMAIKRLTCLEGKLKRNFDLLNIFRDTISKYLSKGYIRRLDEKDIRRNDGKVWYLPIFAVFNKNKPGKSRVVWDAAARVGEFSLNSFLLKGPDMLTSLPSILFKFRQKKVAVCGDIEEMFHQIHIRAEDRDVQRFLWRDCNQERAPDVYIMDVMIFGATCAPSISQYVKNYNADKFLEEFPLAAKAIKQNHYVDDLLCSIDTAEEAIKLVKDVCFVHRQAGFNIRNWVSNSREVRNAFASTLSEKVKCINFKAENSVEKVLGVFWEHDEDVITFKIASWLLEGELLSTKKAPTKREMLRLVMSIYDPLGLIGHIVMFVKVLMQEVWRSKSGWDEPIHHELAAKWSHWLRILPDIENLKIERCYLKTFHNYEGVNVQLHTFVDASKDGYAAVCYLRLKKNADVVCSLVTAKTRVAPIKITSVPRLELMAALIGARLAKFVLDNHEIGISKKYFWSDSKTVLSWINSDHRKYNQFVAFRVTEILELSSISDWNWVPSRENVADDATKWSKIPNFSDSSRWFHGPAFLFQPEEMWPQKTGFSGNTEEERIHTSYPINKYEPILNELRFSKWNRLVRAIAYVVKFITICRKNEPRCQGLTLDYLKRAEHIIYKQVQSVTYSAEIAALNTKSPVPKSSEIFSKTPYLEEGLLRVDGRIDLANVTFDQKRPIILPRKHYVTKLIILHYHEKFHHMHHETVVNELRQKYAISKLRTTVKTIFRSCQFCKITKVVSNPPQMAKLPRARVAAYASPFFILE; via the exons ATGAATAACGACATTACAACGGGTCAACCACAAAATGATAATGGTTGCATCCTATGTCCAAATCCCCCTGACTCAAACATGTTATCTTGCATGGAATGCAAAAGagtatttcataaaatttgccTTAAAAATGCCAATAGAACGAATCAACTCTGTCCAGACTGTGCAGACCGCAGGCCACCTTCGCCTACCCATAGTATCCGAAGCCATTCCTCTGCTGTCTCGCGCCAATCTCATGCACGTAGCATTCAACTACAACTACAGCGTCTTGAAGAAGAGAGAAATCTCAATTTAgaatttctaaacaaaaaatatgaccTTCTGCAGGAAGCTGCAACCGTAAATGAAAATTCATCAACTAGTTCTCAATCGGTCCAAAACTGGGTCAATCAACTTCCCAATCATGACCAGCAAGCCGAATCAGCCTTAATGTCTACCAACAACAATGGTGTACATGCGCAGTCCACACATTTGTTTGAAGAAACGTCTTACTTGGATATGCCTAATAGTTCAGCAGAACGAAACTCCAATAGTGAAACCACTCGTGGTACGGGACAAAATAAAGTAACAACTGGCAGTGCTACCCAATTACCGCCCAATTCTACTAACCTGTGCTCAGCAGCTTGTAACATTGCAACTTCAACGATAGGCAATACTGCACCGATTGCTGCAGTGTCAGCCACCACCAATAGTGGAGATCAAAGATATTTGCATACGCAGACTGCTTCGCTTAATCCCAATGCGGTAACTTTCATAAATTTACccaaaaattcttattttaacACTGCAACACAACTTCCACCATCTGTTGCAAGTGCACCCCGCCAGAATTATCCCGAAAATACACAATCTTTTATTTATCAAGCACCCATTTCATCTACAATGCGCCCCCAAACGAACAGTTTCAATAGCACATCCCAATTTCATAATAGCAATCTACTGCAACAAAGCAGCATCAATGCTAGACAATCTGTTCCCAAGGAACTGCCAATATTTTCCGGGCACGCCGAAGACTGGCCATTATTTATTTCCACTTTCGAATGGTCCACCTCAACTTGCTGCTTTTCGGAGGCCGAGAACTTAATTCGTCTCCAAAAGTCTTTAAAAGGTGAAGCACTTTATAGTGTACAGCATTTGCTTATCCATCCATCAAATGTCTCTGCCGTCATCGATATTCTTCGAATGCTCTACGGCCAACCCGAAAAGATATTGAACTCTATAAAAGAAAGAATAAATTCATCGCCAAAGGTAGATGAAAACAATTTGCAAACACTGACTCACTTTGCGATAAACGTCCGTAGTCTAATCGCCACTATTAAAGCCGGCAACTTGCCAGATGAGATAAATAATTCTTTTTTACTTCAACAATTACTGCAAAAACTCCCATCTTCGTATCAAATGCAGTGGGCAACCATAAAACAGCAGCTTATGATTCAAAACAAGAAACCAAACTTATCTGCGTTTGACAGTTGGTTATTCAGTGTTGGATTAACAGCCAGTACAATAACAACTGATCCCATTTCTAACAATCGAGATAAAAATCGTCATACTAAAAGCAGCAGcttcaataacaacaaaacaactaCAAGTAAGAGAGCATTTATCTACTCTCATAGTGATGATAAAAAGTGCATTGTATGCAACAATAAAAACTGCAGAGCTGTGAGTGACTGTCCAACATATCAGTCGTTGGAACGCAGTGAAAAATGGAACGTGGTGAGAACCAAGAAGCTTTGCAAATACTGTTTGGGTGTGCATATGGGAGAATGCAGGAAAAAGAAAAAGTGCGGCGAGGAAGGCTGTGAGTACTATCACCATTCTTCCCTACATCGATATACGTCACCTTCACCACCTGTTGGAAGCAAACAAACGTCAAATCAAAATATGACAAACAGTTCAAATGAAAGAGACGTGATACATAATTCCCACAATAATatgttgacaaatattttgtttaaaattgtgCCAATTACTATATATGGAAATAATAAAAGCATCGAAACCTATGCGTTTATTGATGAGGGTTCGTCGGTCAGCCTTATGGATAATTCAATTGCCAGTGATCTAAAAATTGATGGTGTGGCTAGCCCCCTGTGTTTGAAATGGACGGGAG ggaacaGCAAAACCCGTGTGTCTTTAAACGTATGTACAGTGGAATCATTAAGTTTACCAGTGCAATCTTTGAACTACAAATTGTTAGCGCAGCGTTATCGCCATCTCCGAAATTTGCCTGTTAAAAGTTATGTGAACGCTGAGCCAAAACTACTTATTGGATTAAATCATCTTAATTTGGGTATTTCCAACAAGATTCGTGAAGGTGCCTCCAATGAGCCTGTTGCTGTCCGAACGAAACTGGGATGGCTCATATACGGCACAACATCCGAACCAGATCATACAAGTAAGCCATTTAATTTTCAAGTATGTAATTGTACAGCTAGCGATGAAAAATTAGATGAGTTAgtaagaagtttttacacaCTCGAGAGCATTGGGATATGTACAAAAGACCCTCTTAAATCTGAAGATGAGAGTCGAGCATTAAACTTATTAAGCAAATACATGAAGCAAAAGGCAAGTGGTAATTATGAGGTTCCATTATTATGGAAGTTTGATTGTGTCGAACTGCCAAACAGTTTTGATATGGCTATAAAGCGGTTAACTTGCCTCGAAGGGAAGTTAAAACGAAACTTTGATctcttaaacatttttcgagaTACAATTTCTAAATACCTATCTAAAGGCTACATACGTAGACTTGATGAAAAAGACATCAGGCGCAACGACGGAAAAGTTTGGTATTTACCAATTTTTGCCGTCTTTAATAAGAATAAGCCTGGTAAATCGCGTGTGGTGTGGGACGCGGCTGCCAGGGTTGGTGAATTTTCGTTGAACTCGTTTCTGCTTAAGGGGCCTGATATGTTGACATCATTGCCAtcaattctttttaaatttcggcaaaagaaAGTGGCAGTATGTGGAGACATCGAAGAGATGTTTCATCAAATTCACATCAGAGCAGAAGATCGTGATGTGCAACGGTTTCTTTGGAGGGATTGTAACCAGGAGAGAGCGCCAGATGTGTACATAATGGACGTCATGATATTTGGTGCCACATGCGCTCCCAGCATATCGCAGTATGTGAAGAATTACAATGCTGACAAATTTCTGGAAGAGTTTCCCCTTGCTGCAAAGGCAATCAAACAAAATCATTATGTGGATGATTTGCTATGTTCTATTGATACGGCTGAGGAggcaataaaattggttaaagATGTGTGCTTTGTACATCGCCAAGCTGGTTTCAATATAAGAAACTGGGTGTCCAATAGCAGGGAGGTTAGGAATGCATTTGCATCTACTCTTTCGGAGAAAGTTAAATGCATAAATTTTAAAGCCGAAAACAGTGTTGAGAAAGTACTGGGCGTTTTTTGGGAGCATGATGAGGATGTTATAACATTTAAAATAGCATCATGGCTTCTGGAGGGTGAATTATTGTCAACCAAAAAAGCTCCAACTAAGCGAGAAATGCTTAGACTAGTAATGTCCATTTACGACCCCCTGGGACTAATTGGACACATAGTTATGTTCGTGAAGGTTCTCATGCAAGAAGTTTGGAGGTCCAAATCGGGGTGGGATGAACCAATCCATCACGAATTGGCGGCAAAATGGAGTCACTGGTTACGAATTTTGCCAGACATCGAAAACCTCAAAATAGAAAGATGCTATCTAAAAACTTTTCATAATTATGAAGGCGTTAATGTCCAGCTGCATACCTTTGTGGATGCCAGCAAGGACGGTTATGCTGCTGTATGTTATTTAAGACTGAAGAAAAATGCCGATGTGGTTTGTTCGTTAGTGACTGCCAAAACCAGAGTTGCCCCAATTAAAATAACGTCAGTGCCTAGGCTTGAACTTATGGCAGCTTTAATAGGAGCGCGTCTAGCGAAGTTTGTGCTGGATAATCACGAAATTggaatttctaaaaaatatttttggagcGATTCGAAGACAGTTTTGAGTTGGATCAACTCTGACCATCGCAAATATAACCAGTTTGTTGCATTTCGGGTTACGGAAATCCTGGAACTCTCATCAATCAGCGATTGGAATTGGGTTCCAAGTAGAGAGAATGTGGCCGATGATGCCACAAAATGGtcgaaaattccaaatttttccgATTCTAGTAGGTGGTTCCATGGACCAGCTTTTTTGTTCCAACCTGAAGAAATGTGGCCCCAAAAGACGGGTTTTAGTGGTAATACAGAGGAGGAACGAATACATACCTCGTACCCAATAAATAAATACGAGCCCATTTTAAATGAGCTGCGATTTTCGAAATGGAATCGGCTGGTGAGAGCTATTGCTTATGTGGTCAAATTTATTACTATTTGTCGAAAAAATGAGCCCAGATGCCAAGGATTAACACTGGATTATTTaaagagagcggagcatataaTATATAAACAGGTGCAATCTGTGACTTACTCAGCTGAAATTGCTGCCCTGAATACAAAGTCTCCTGTGCCAAAATccagcgaaattttttcaaaaacaccctATTTGGAGGAAGGGCTTTTACGAGTTGATGGCAGAATAGATTTGGCAAATGTTACATTTGACCAAAAGCGTCCAATAATATTGCCCAGAAAACATTATGTTACCAAATTAATAATTCTTCATTATCacgaaaaatttcatcatatgCATCATGAAACAGTTGTGAATGAGCTGAGGCAAAAGTATGCCATCTCGAAACTTCGCACCACTGTAAAGACTATTTTTCGTTCCTGTCAATTCTGTAAAATCACCAAGGTGGTGTCTAACCCCCCTCAGATGGCAAAGTTACCTCGAGCTCGTGTAGCTGCTTATGCATCTCCATTCTTTATACTGGAGTAG